The proteins below are encoded in one region of Bifidobacterium dentium JCM 1195 = DSM 20436:
- a CDS encoding TetR/AcrR family transcriptional regulator, producing the protein MANDEVDRRSEILNAAVECFGTLGYYGTSLQKIATMVGLTKAGVLHYVGSKEGLLHAVLDEMYDRETEDITAGMVRNEHPHIAEMWRKTVAINAKRPKLVHMFSTLSAEALNPDHPAHDYFANREERIVDVAENIRWHVPEGVDAEQVLRAGFAMMDGVQLRWLRKPGQDLNAMWVECEDVLFPLPQWDGYR; encoded by the coding sequence ATGGCCAACGACGAAGTCGACCGCAGAAGCGAAATCCTCAACGCGGCGGTCGAATGCTTCGGCACGCTCGGCTACTACGGAACGTCACTGCAGAAAATAGCCACCATGGTCGGCCTGACCAAAGCGGGCGTACTGCACTATGTCGGCAGCAAAGAAGGCTTGCTGCATGCGGTGCTCGACGAGATGTACGATCGAGAAACCGAAGACATCACCGCCGGCATGGTGCGCAACGAACACCCTCACATCGCCGAAATGTGGCGTAAGACCGTGGCGATCAACGCCAAACGCCCCAAGCTTGTGCACATGTTCTCAACCTTGAGCGCCGAGGCGCTGAACCCCGATCATCCCGCGCACGACTATTTCGCCAACCGCGAGGAGCGTATCGTGGACGTGGCGGAGAACATCCGCTGGCACGTGCCCGAAGGCGTCGACGCCGAACAGGTACTGCGCGCCGGCTTCGCGATGATGGACGGCGTGCAGCTGCGCTGGCTGCGCAAGCCTGGCCAGGATCTCAACGCCATGTGGGTCGAATGCGAGGACGTGCTCTTTCCGCTGCCTCAGTGGGATGGCTACCGCTAG
- a CDS encoding Gfo/Idh/MocA family protein, with protein sequence MTQQLKLAVIGAGAMGRDHIRYIQDNPDAKLVAIADPMPESEELAKSIDVEWYADYNDMFDHVALDGVVIASPNGLHLPMARAALEHGVPPLVEKPISDDLDDARIFAKEAREIGLPVLVGQHRRHNPKVQRAKEIIESGVLGRIVTVSVHYNIYKPDTYYDIPWRRQKGAGPILVNMVHDVDLMRYLIGEPVEIQGMAANSARGFEVEDSAVVNVRFESGTLGSITLSDAAASPWNWEATARENPFFAPFDTDAYFIMGTKGSLSLPRLQLFTYRDGVSDWTKPLTCEIQGVKEGLPHRLQLVHYLKVLRGEVEPIVTPEDAIKSLEVLNAVKKAADEGAMVTL encoded by the coding sequence ATGACGCAACAGCTCAAACTCGCCGTAATCGGCGCAGGCGCTATGGGGCGCGACCATATCCGTTACATTCAAGACAATCCTGATGCGAAATTGGTGGCGATCGCCGATCCGATGCCCGAATCGGAGGAATTGGCGAAATCCATCGACGTCGAATGGTATGCGGACTACAATGACATGTTCGATCATGTGGCGCTTGACGGCGTGGTGATCGCATCGCCGAACGGCCTGCACCTGCCCATGGCGCGCGCGGCACTCGAACATGGCGTGCCGCCACTGGTGGAAAAACCGATCAGCGACGACCTGGACGACGCGCGCATCTTCGCGAAGGAGGCCCGCGAAATCGGCCTTCCGGTATTGGTCGGTCAGCATCGCCGGCATAATCCGAAGGTGCAGCGTGCCAAGGAAATCATCGAATCCGGCGTGCTCGGCCGCATCGTGACGGTTTCCGTGCATTACAACATCTACAAGCCGGATACGTATTACGACATTCCCTGGCGCAGGCAGAAAGGCGCCGGCCCGATTCTCGTGAACATGGTGCACGATGTTGATCTCATGCGCTATCTGATCGGCGAACCCGTGGAAATTCAAGGCATGGCGGCCAACAGCGCTCGAGGATTCGAAGTGGAGGATTCCGCAGTGGTCAATGTACGCTTCGAATCCGGCACGCTTGGCTCGATCACGCTTTCCGACGCGGCGGCCAGCCCGTGGAATTGGGAAGCGACCGCACGAGAGAACCCGTTCTTCGCGCCGTTCGACACTGACGCGTATTTCATCATGGGTACCAAGGGGTCACTGTCTCTGCCGAGATTGCAGCTCTTCACATACCGGGATGGTGTAAGTGACTGGACGAAGCCGCTCACCTGTGAGATTCAGGGCGTGAAGGAGGGACTGCCGCATCGTCTTCAGCTGGTGCACTATCTGAAGGTGCTGCGCGGTGAGGTTGAGCCGATCGTCACGCCGGAAGACGCCATCAAGTCGCTGGAGGTGCTCAACGCCGTCAAGAAGGCGGCGGATGAAGGTGCCATGGTGACGTTGTAG
- a CDS encoding MFS transporter has translation MVVSINTLSNFVGRLAFGALYDKLGAFKCLAVMLIATVLAMVAMSFATNAPFFIGCVIVLGFAFGALLVIYPPLTGETFGTKHLSINYGIMFLGYALGAWIGPRIATSLFDETVGYRNAFYAAAVITLIGLAVVLLLMTKVRKTGTMMPKRK, from the coding sequence ATGGTGGTGTCGATTAACACGTTATCGAATTTCGTGGGCCGTCTTGCGTTCGGCGCCCTCTACGACAAGCTGGGCGCGTTCAAGTGCCTTGCCGTGATGCTGATTGCTACCGTGCTGGCGATGGTGGCCATGTCGTTCGCAACGAACGCGCCGTTCTTCATCGGCTGTGTAATCGTACTCGGATTCGCGTTCGGCGCTCTGCTGGTGATTTACCCACCACTGACCGGCGAGACGTTCGGAACAAAGCATCTGAGCATCAACTACGGCATCATGTTCCTAGGGTACGCGCTGGGCGCATGGATCGGACCGCGCATCGCCACCAGCCTGTTCGACGAGACGGTCGGATATCGCAACGCGTTCTATGCTGCGGCCGTGATCACGCTCATCGGCCTTGCCGTTGTGTTGCTGCTGATGACGAAGGTTAGGAAAACCGGCACTATGATGCCGAAACGCAAGTAG
- a CDS encoding MFS transporter has product MATATKEHNRYGILSAAFVVMFFVASIALFSVFLTPLSEQNGWSKTDVSLSYSIFQTVMAVTGIFSGRISDRFGPRKVMIVGGLVFGLGWFLTGMATSIPMLYLCHGVIAGMGNGLVYNPTLTTAQRWFPDIRGKASGILLAAAAIGPATLSPIASFLSSTFSVSTALKILGMTFWITITLGSLFVSPVPEGYRPKGWNPPTPATSADNAEDDGFDWKAMLASPRFYVLLLVYAAAATAGTMLVGALSSIAQY; this is encoded by the coding sequence ATGGCAACCGCAACCAAGGAACATAACCGTTACGGCATTTTGTCGGCCGCGTTCGTGGTCATGTTCTTCGTGGCATCCATCGCCCTGTTCAGTGTATTTCTGACACCGTTGAGCGAACAGAACGGGTGGAGCAAAACCGACGTGAGCCTCTCGTATTCCATCTTCCAGACGGTCATGGCCGTCACCGGCATCTTTTCGGGTCGCATTTCCGACAGATTCGGTCCACGAAAGGTCATGATCGTCGGCGGACTGGTATTCGGCCTGGGCTGGTTCCTGACCGGCATGGCCACCAGCATTCCGATGCTGTACCTCTGCCACGGCGTGATCGCCGGCATGGGAAACGGCCTGGTATACAACCCGACGCTCACCACCGCACAGCGCTGGTTCCCCGACATCCGCGGCAAGGCGTCCGGCATTCTGCTTGCCGCGGCCGCCATCGGGCCAGCCACCCTGTCTCCGATCGCCAGCTTCCTGTCGAGCACGTTCAGCGTCTCCACCGCGTTGAAGATTCTCGGCATGACGTTCTGGATCACCATCACATTGGGCTCGCTGTTCGTCTCGCCGGTGCCGGAAGGGTACCGTCCGAAAGGCTGGAATCCGCCTACTCCCGCAACCTCCGCCGACAATGCCGAAGACGACGGCTTTGATTGGAAGGCGATGCTCGCTTCGCCGCGGTTCTATGTGCTGCTGCTCGTCTACGCGGCCGCGGCGACCGCCGGCACCATGCTTGTCGGTGCGCTGTCATCGATCGCCCAGTATTAG
- a CDS encoding SDR family NAD(P)-dependent oxidoreductase — MNEKMIENPASRQYDWLGLAGDVCVVTGAIGGMGTAICGELAKAGARLALVDVSEEATRTFAVEVAQTYGAEAKGYGCDISDAADVEILRNKIVADFGTVDVLVNAVGILRFAPLEDLPLQDWKDVINVNLTGAFILSQAFGKVMLQHKSGRIVHISTVASHSPETFSGAYSCAKAGLGMLSKMIAAEWGPFGIRSNCVCPCFVKTPMSASCYADPQVTKDRERLIASRRIGEVQDIANAVAWMASPRSDFVNGDEVNVDGGFHLMMGDLTPKPGGRRQFAINSLKQRGLL, encoded by the coding sequence ATGAATGAAAAGATGATTGAAAATCCGGCTTCAAGACAGTATGACTGGCTGGGATTGGCAGGCGACGTATGCGTGGTGACGGGTGCCATTGGCGGCATGGGCACCGCGATCTGCGGTGAACTCGCCAAAGCCGGCGCCCGACTGGCGTTGGTGGATGTGAGCGAAGAGGCTACCCGCACGTTTGCCGTCGAAGTCGCACAGACCTACGGCGCAGAGGCGAAAGGGTACGGTTGCGACATCTCCGATGCCGCCGATGTCGAGATCCTGCGTAACAAGATCGTCGCGGACTTCGGCACCGTCGATGTGCTCGTCAACGCCGTCGGCATTCTACGGTTCGCTCCGCTCGAGGATCTGCCTTTGCAGGATTGGAAGGATGTAATCAACGTCAACCTGACCGGTGCATTCATCCTTTCACAGGCATTCGGCAAGGTGATGCTGCAGCACAAGTCCGGTCGGATCGTGCACATCTCCACGGTCGCCTCGCACTCTCCGGAAACGTTCTCCGGCGCATATTCCTGTGCGAAAGCCGGTCTTGGCATGCTCTCCAAGATGATCGCGGCCGAATGGGGGCCGTTCGGTATTCGGTCCAACTGTGTATGCCCATGTTTTGTGAAAACCCCGATGTCGGCCTCATGCTACGCCGATCCGCAGGTCACCAAGGATCGCGAACGGCTGATTGCATCCCGTCGCATCGGTGAAGTGCAGGACATCGCCAATGCGGTGGCATGGATGGCGTCGCCACGATCGGATTTCGTCAACGGAGACGAAGTGAACGTGGACGGTGGCTTCCACCTGATGATGGGGGATCTGACGCCGAAGCCGGGCGGTCGTCGCCAGTTCGCGATCAACTCGCTCAAGCAGCGCGGACTGCTGTAA
- a CDS encoding MerR family transcriptional regulator: MDAEDELLTIGEVAKLDGITTKALRYYDAHGILKPAAVDPMTGYRYYTPDQMLDVDVMRIFISSGIPLESLEQYRFEDGSLDWRSVLAAAQSQVDERMRQLRYLQTTINDYAGELVRKAHSPADGVVRSDLLPTWLVSTDWPFDAPCNMKQYLRTMTDLRKAIREASAPHLLRRGILMDLERRQAFAFHQFAPSQHMLDVFHSGDRSRLICDYDFPGNTTVINPPGGPAESQVIERESLVECFNDGTAMALKLNPRDWPHVTMTEIWGSRTPDGSVRIRFTRHRCTPLYALQS, encoded by the coding sequence GTGGACGCGGAGGACGAACTGCTGACGATTGGCGAGGTGGCCAAATTGGATGGCATCACCACCAAAGCGCTGCGTTACTATGACGCGCATGGCATTTTGAAGCCCGCAGCCGTCGACCCGATGACCGGATACCGCTATTACACACCCGACCAGATGCTTGACGTGGATGTGATGCGCATCTTCATCTCTTCCGGCATCCCGCTGGAATCGTTGGAACAATACCGTTTCGAAGATGGGTCATTGGATTGGCGGAGCGTACTGGCAGCCGCACAATCGCAAGTTGACGAACGCATGAGGCAGTTGCGATATTTGCAGACCACGATCAACGATTATGCCGGCGAACTGGTCCGCAAGGCGCACTCCCCCGCTGATGGTGTGGTCCGTTCCGATCTGCTCCCAACGTGGCTGGTCTCAACCGATTGGCCGTTCGACGCTCCGTGCAACATGAAGCAGTATCTGCGCACGATGACGGACCTGCGCAAGGCCATTCGCGAAGCGTCGGCACCGCATCTTTTACGCCGGGGCATACTTATGGATTTGGAACGGCGACAGGCGTTCGCCTTTCATCAGTTCGCCCCTTCGCAGCACATGCTTGACGTATTCCATTCCGGCGATCGTTCACGATTGATATGCGATTACGATTTTCCCGGTAATACGACCGTCATCAACCCGCCCGGAGGCCCTGCAGAAAGCCAGGTGATCGAGCGTGAATCCCTCGTGGAATGCTTCAACGACGGCACTGCGATGGCGTTGAAACTCAACCCGCGGGATTGGCCGCACGTGACCATGACGGAGATTTGGGGCAGCCGCACGCCCGACGGATCGGTACGCATCCGCTTCACCCGCCATCGCTGCACGCCGCTCTACGCCCTACAATCGTAA
- a CDS encoding PH domain-containing protein has product MKVASGNVLWKQRKRNWCRTPFTFTVYTLTDKEMSIKTGILNEKFNLIKLFRIVDISVERSFLQRLFGMSTLVLDTRDQSSGNGVVVLKNIVHGFEVRQALQEAVDASRKENGMSAREFIGGPSGPGPEVPGFDDGFDGPDMDGYADGQ; this is encoded by the coding sequence ATGAAAGTTGCAAGCGGCAATGTGCTGTGGAAGCAGCGTAAGCGTAATTGGTGCCGTACTCCGTTCACCTTCACCGTATATACGCTCACCGATAAGGAGATGAGCATCAAAACGGGCATATTGAATGAGAAATTCAATCTGATCAAACTGTTTCGTATCGTCGACATCAGTGTCGAGCGTTCGTTCCTGCAGCGTCTGTTCGGCATGAGTACGCTGGTTCTTGACACGCGTGACCAGTCGTCCGGCAATGGTGTCGTGGTGTTGAAGAACATCGTGCATGGCTTCGAAGTTCGGCAGGCGCTACAGGAAGCCGTGGATGCCTCCCGCAAGGAAAACGGCATGTCCGCTCGTGAATTCATTGGTGGTCCTAGTGGCCCCGGCCCGGAAGTTCCGGGTTTCGACGATGGTTTTGACGGTCCTGACATGGATGGCTACGCCGACGGACAGTAG
- a CDS encoding DHA2 family efflux MFS transporter permease subunit has protein sequence MTEREKQQGQPMETMREESQPGKYMNEGRLTVVVVALAILTFLGILSETSLNIAYSTLMEEFAISADVVQWLTTGYLLLLSVAIPTSPFMVRRFSTKALFVTAIVLFSAGTLVGALALNFPMLLAARLIMALGTGVSLPLLTNIILEKAPLYRRGMMLGLVSLVTCAAPAIGPVFGGLVMEFLDWHWIFYAMIPFLVIAFLLGTATIPDIRHGEKGYLSAPSLLLIALGLAGVIVAASFFAQWNGDWRFWAVLVGAVVVLAVFAFVQLRMEHPLIEVRTFTYPGFTLGMVILLMSSGGVLGVNFLLPILLQRGLGHTSMIAALILLPGAVVGAVSAPLIGSALKAHFPPKFISCGFVGVAVMDVAMMLGGAHEWAVAIAYALFMAASGFVLVPDQTHALNQLPASMNADGSAVMNTVQQLAGAIGTAVASTLIAECAGANAASGMSQSASYVAGFSTSMWVFLGMAVVGEILALLMFRFSKRVG, from the coding sequence ATGACGGAACGCGAAAAACAGCAGGGGCAACCGATGGAAACAATGCGGGAGGAATCGCAGCCCGGCAAATATATGAATGAGGGACGGCTCACCGTCGTGGTGGTGGCGCTCGCCATCCTGACGTTTCTTGGCATCCTGTCCGAAACATCACTGAACATCGCCTATTCGACACTGATGGAGGAATTCGCCATTTCCGCTGACGTGGTGCAATGGCTTACCACCGGCTATCTGTTGCTGCTTTCGGTGGCGATTCCGACCTCACCGTTCATGGTGCGACGTTTTTCGACGAAGGCACTGTTCGTCACCGCCATCGTACTGTTCTCGGCGGGTACTCTGGTCGGAGCTCTTGCGCTGAATTTCCCGATGCTGCTCGCGGCGCGACTCATCATGGCGCTCGGAACGGGCGTTTCACTACCGCTGCTGACCAACATCATTCTGGAAAAGGCGCCGTTGTACAGGCGAGGCATGATGCTCGGCCTGGTCAGCCTCGTGACCTGCGCGGCCCCGGCCATCGGCCCGGTGTTCGGAGGCTTGGTCATGGAATTCCTTGACTGGCATTGGATTTTCTACGCCATGATTCCGTTCCTTGTAATCGCTTTCCTGCTCGGTACCGCAACCATCCCCGACATCCGTCATGGTGAGAAGGGGTATCTGTCGGCGCCGTCGTTGCTGCTGATCGCGCTCGGTCTGGCCGGGGTCATCGTCGCGGCCAGCTTCTTCGCGCAATGGAATGGCGATTGGCGATTCTGGGCCGTACTCGTCGGTGCCGTCGTGGTGTTGGCGGTGTTCGCCTTCGTGCAGCTGAGGATGGAACATCCGCTGATCGAAGTGCGTACGTTCACGTACCCTGGCTTTACGCTTGGCATGGTGATTCTGCTCATGTCGTCCGGTGGCGTGCTCGGCGTCAACTTCCTGTTGCCGATTCTGCTGCAGCGAGGTCTTGGACATACCAGCATGATCGCCGCCCTGATTCTACTGCCGGGAGCCGTGGTCGGCGCGGTTTCCGCTCCGCTGATCGGCAGTGCGCTGAAAGCGCATTTCCCGCCGAAATTCATCTCCTGCGGTTTCGTGGGCGTGGCGGTCATGGACGTTGCGATGATGCTTGGCGGTGCGCATGAATGGGCGGTGGCGATAGCCTACGCGTTGTTCATGGCGGCTTCCGGGTTCGTGCTCGTACCTGATCAGACCCATGCGCTGAACCAGTTGCCGGCTTCGATGAACGCCGATGGATCCGCCGTGATGAACACCGTGCAGCAGCTTGCCGGTGCCATCGGTACGGCGGTGGCTTCCACGCTCATCGCCGAATGTGCAGGCGCGAACGCCGCTTCCGGAATGAGTCAGTCGGCGTCCTACGTGGCGGGATTCTCCACCAGCATGTGGGTGTTCCTTGGCATGGCCGTAGTCGGTGAGATTCTCGCCCTGCTCATGTTTCGCTTCTCGAAGCGCGTGGGTTGA
- a CDS encoding MarR family winged helix-turn-helix transcriptional regulator — translation MTESRSGRRQLSLDDVRDLIDACWTAKRITEALPELPRSMKPRHVHVIDAIWNLNHQAESPTPVARVSGISAFLGVTAPSITKLVNELVGKGLVVKHASETDGRAVTLSLTEAAEEIRELYVHQFHEHLCGVLSGIDPQDAATTVATLQAMHRLMGADRGGEWTTQVADAWPAHVETLMAGDESRSHTATKQ, via the coding sequence ATGACGGAATCGCGAAGTGGCCGACGGCAACTGTCTTTGGATGACGTGCGTGATCTGATCGACGCATGCTGGACGGCGAAACGTATCACCGAAGCGTTGCCGGAACTACCGAGAAGCATGAAACCGCGGCATGTGCACGTCATCGACGCCATCTGGAATCTCAATCATCAGGCCGAATCCCCGACTCCGGTCGCACGGGTCAGCGGCATCAGCGCTTTTCTGGGAGTGACCGCACCGAGCATTACGAAACTGGTCAACGAGCTGGTCGGCAAAGGTCTTGTGGTCAAGCACGCATCCGAAACCGACGGTCGTGCGGTGACGTTGAGCCTGACGGAAGCCGCCGAGGAAATCCGTGAACTGTACGTGCATCAGTTCCACGAACACCTGTGCGGCGTACTGTCCGGCATCGATCCGCAAGACGCCGCCACCACGGTCGCCACGCTGCAGGCCATGCATCGGCTGATGGGCGCAGATCGGGGAGGGGAGTGGACCACGCAGGTGGCCGATGCCTGGCCGGCGCACGTCGAAACGCTGATGGCGGGTGACGAGTCCCGATCGCATACGGCGACGAAGCAATAG